The DNA region GGTTCGATTTCGTTCGTGCCGCGGCGTGCAGAGCGTCAGAGTCTGTGTCTCGTCGCTCGTCAGTCAGAAACTTTCGATGACCAGTGCTGATCGGTGCCGTGCGTGCAGCGTTCGAGAGAAAACTCACCGGAGGCGCCCGTCCTCGTCGACCGGCGGCGGCGTGATGAGGATGACGGCCACCGACGGCCACCGCTTCTGAAACAGAGCATGGTCGAATTGCCGCATTACGTGCGTGAGGAAATGACCTCTTCTGAAACAAGTGCTTTTGCACGGGCGCGGACTCGGATGACGGACCTTGAGGAGCGCGCAGATGGCGCGGAGGTTGTCCTTGTACTCGGCGACTGGCACGTGCTGGAGCGCGCTGCCGCGGTCGGGCAGCGCGGCGTCGTTGGCGCCGAAGAAGACGGTGACCGCGGAGACCGCGCCGGCTATGCTGGCCACGGCGCGGTGGGCGACCCTGGCCGCCCAGCGCGTGTTGTATCCGCTGTACCCGCGCAGCAGGACGTCGGCGGAGCGGGAGTAGTGGTTGGCGAGGTACGCGCCCCAGCCGCCCTCCCCAAACGCCTCCTCCGTGATGGAGTCGCCGAACAGCACGATCGATGGCCTCATCGCGCGTCCTGTAGTGCTC from Phragmites australis chromosome 8, lpPhrAust1.1, whole genome shotgun sequence includes:
- the LOC133927855 gene encoding GDSL esterase/lipase At5g45920-like, with translation MRPSIVLFGDSITEEAFGEGGWGAYLANHYSRSADVLLRGYSGYNTRWAARVAHRAVASIAGAVSAVTVFFGANDAALPDRGSALQHVPVAEYKDNLRAICALLKKRWPSVAVILITPPPVDEDGRLRYPYAHDSSGLPERTNAAAGAYARACVDVAKQSGLRAIDIWSRMQKFPEWEKTFLRDGLHLTPRGNRVLFEEVVFALKDADLSLEALPADLPLFGDIDPDNPGKSFEEGEAS